One window of the Devosia sp. 2618 genome contains the following:
- a CDS encoding SRPBCC domain-containing protein has translation MTDTEALVFECELDAPPEKVWRALTIPEYLARWIKPDQNIDLAVVTSEENRSLTYSWREAGQGAIVGAEDSLVTFELTPTNDGGTWFRLTHEPVTVPSAANSNQTMLLVA, from the coding sequence ATGACCGATACCGAAGCGCTGGTGTTTGAATGTGAGCTCGATGCGCCGCCGGAAAAGGTCTGGCGGGCGCTGACCATCCCCGAATATCTGGCGCGCTGGATCAAGCCTGACCAGAATATCGATCTGGCGGTGGTGACGTCGGAAGAAAATCGCAGCCTCACCTATAGCTGGCGCGAGGCCGGGCAGGGCGCCATTGTCGGTGCCGAGGATAGTCTCGTCACCTTCGAACTGACGCCCACCAATGACGGCGGCACCTGGTTCAGGCTCACCCACGAACCGGTCACCGTCCCGTCCGCCGCCAACAGCAATCAAACCATGCTGCTGGTCGCCTAA
- a CDS encoding MFS transporter has product MNATALRPAVPLIVLIIAGCAIAAIGNGVRTSFGLFTLPMTTDLGLTREGWAMAMAIQNLAWGIAQPFAGAFADRVGTGRTIAAGAAIYALGVFGMAFSPDAGIMTLTAGIVTGVGIAICSFSVVMAAFGRSVPAEKRSLIFGVATAASSFGQFAFAPISQGFINAFGWQSALIYLAFALLLIIPLSYALRGRTENTTGEADLPFMEALSKAWGYGSYRLLVIGFFVCGFHLAFINVHLPAYLVQCGLSPEVGSWTIAVIGLFNIVGSLLAGYLGGRLPKQLLLASIYLLRAVAIGAFLLIPVSETTAYAFAASMGLLWLSTVPLTAGLVSLFFGARYLGMFYGLAFFSHQLGSFVGVWLGGYVYDVTGSYSLVWYLSIVLGLASAAVHIPINERKAPHFTPKTAAA; this is encoded by the coding sequence ATGAACGCGACCGCCCTTCGCCCCGCAGTCCCCCTGATTGTGCTGATCATCGCCGGCTGCGCCATTGCCGCCATCGGTAACGGTGTTCGCACCAGCTTCGGCCTATTCACCCTCCCGATGACGACCGATCTGGGCCTGACCCGCGAGGGCTGGGCCATGGCGATGGCGATCCAGAACCTGGCATGGGGCATCGCGCAGCCATTCGCCGGGGCGTTTGCCGACCGAGTCGGCACTGGCCGGACTATCGCTGCCGGCGCTGCGATCTACGCGCTCGGGGTGTTCGGCATGGCGTTTTCGCCAGACGCGGGCATCATGACCCTGACGGCCGGTATCGTCACCGGCGTCGGCATTGCCATCTGTTCCTTCTCGGTCGTGATGGCCGCCTTTGGTCGCTCTGTTCCGGCCGAGAAGCGCTCGCTGATTTTTGGCGTTGCCACCGCTGCGTCGTCCTTCGGCCAGTTTGCTTTCGCCCCGATCAGCCAGGGCTTCATCAATGCCTTTGGCTGGCAGTCTGCCCTGATCTACCTGGCCTTCGCGCTGTTGCTGATCATTCCGCTCAGCTATGCCCTGCGCGGCCGCACCGAGAATACTACCGGCGAGGCCGACCTGCCGTTCATGGAAGCGCTATCCAAGGCCTGGGGCTACGGCTCTTACCGCCTGCTGGTCATCGGCTTTTTCGTCTGCGGTTTCCACCTGGCCTTCATCAACGTCCACCTGCCCGCCTATCTGGTGCAGTGTGGCCTGTCGCCTGAAGTCGGCAGTTGGACCATCGCGGTCATCGGCCTGTTCAATATCGTTGGTTCGCTGCTGGCCGGCTATCTCGGCGGTCGCCTGCCCAAGCAGTTGCTGCTGGCCTCGATCTACCTGCTGCGCGCTGTGGCCATCGGGGCGTTCCTTTTGATCCCGGTCAGCGAGACCACCGCCTATGCCTTTGCGGCGTCGATGGGTCTGCTCTGGCTGTCGACTGTGCCACTGACGGCCGGTTTGGTCAGCCTGTTCTTTGGCGCACGCTATCTCGGCATGTTCTATGGCCTCGCCTTCTTCAGCCATCAGCTCGGCTCGTTCGTCGGCGTCTGGCTCGGCGGCTACGTCTATGACGTGACCGGCTCCTATAGCCTCGTCTGGTATCTGAGCATCGTGCTGGGCCTGGCTTCTGCAGCTGTCCATATCCCGATCAACGAGCGCAAGGCGCCACACTTTACGCCCAAGACCGCCGCCGCCTGA
- a CDS encoding BolA family transcriptional regulator, whose product MPMDASEIERRIKTALPDADIDIRDLAGDGDHWAATVKSEQFRGKTRVQQHKLVYDALQGDMGGALHALALQTVLPD is encoded by the coding sequence ATGCCCATGGATGCGAGCGAAATCGAACGCCGGATCAAGACGGCTCTCCCCGATGCGGATATCGATATCCGCGATCTGGCCGGGGATGGCGACCATTGGGCCGCCACGGTCAAATCCGAACAGTTCCGCGGCAAGACCCGCGTGCAGCAGCACAAGCTGGTTTACGATGCACTGCAGGGCGATATGGGCGGCGCTTTGCATGCCCTGGCCCTCCAGACTGTTTTGCCCGACTGA
- the sbmA gene encoding peptide antibiotic transporter SbmA has product MFRSFFPNPKYFFTSAVAWTVLCMALWFGLGSTLQRFLSLGPWLGIVPSEANPDPFFSPDKVWLYQFILMSGYLFCVPWYFLNDNKRWYWWSVVGTVTIIEVVYFDVQIGAWMNDWYGAFFNLIQGAMTTPGSVSLDTMYGELTTVLYVLLPRIAVLVLNAFFIAHYLFRWRRAMTFFYLTHWQSLRHIEGSSQRIQEDAQRFANIVEGLAVAFVSSIMTLLVFLPLLWELSTHITELPLVGAVNGSLVWVALMSAIFGTVLLGLVGVKLPGLEFQNQRVEAAFRKELVYGEDNAGRARPVTARELFLGVQRNYFTLYGHYLYFNVARYVYLQGANFVPLIAMAPSIVAGTLTFGLFQQVSNAFGQVEDSFRFLANSWTTIISLISVYKRLRAFESHIPGDAISGVDYNDPRFLATEAGFPPLDLREDGMPIQPPIGT; this is encoded by the coding sequence GTGTTTCGGTCCTTCTTCCCCAATCCCAAATATTTCTTCACATCAGCCGTCGCCTGGACGGTGTTGTGCATGGCGCTGTGGTTCGGCCTCGGCTCGACCCTGCAGCGCTTCCTGAGCCTTGGTCCGTGGCTCGGCATTGTGCCCAGCGAAGCCAATCCCGACCCGTTCTTCAGCCCCGACAAGGTCTGGCTGTACCAGTTCATCCTGATGTCGGGCTATCTGTTCTGCGTGCCCTGGTATTTCCTCAACGACAACAAGCGTTGGTACTGGTGGTCCGTGGTCGGGACCGTGACCATCATCGAAGTGGTCTATTTCGACGTCCAGATCGGCGCCTGGATGAACGACTGGTATGGCGCGTTCTTCAACCTCATCCAGGGCGCGATGACCACGCCCGGTAGTGTCTCGCTCGACACCATGTATGGCGAGTTGACAACGGTGCTCTACGTTTTGCTGCCGCGCATCGCGGTATTGGTGCTCAACGCGTTCTTCATCGCGCACTATCTGTTCCGCTGGCGCCGGGCCATGACGTTCTTCTACCTCACCCACTGGCAGAGCCTGCGCCACATAGAAGGCTCGTCCCAGCGTATTCAGGAGGACGCGCAGCGCTTCGCCAATATCGTGGAAGGCCTGGCGGTCGCCTTCGTGTCGTCCATCATGACGTTGCTGGTTTTCCTGCCGCTGCTATGGGAGCTGTCGACACACATCACCGAGCTGCCGCTAGTGGGCGCGGTGAATGGTAGCCTGGTCTGGGTGGCGCTGATGTCGGCCATTTTCGGCACCGTGTTGCTTGGCCTTGTCGGCGTGAAGCTACCGGGGCTCGAGTTCCAGAACCAAAGGGTCGAGGCAGCGTTCCGCAAGGAACTGGTCTATGGCGAAGACAATGCCGGACGCGCCCGGCCGGTGACGGCGCGGGAATTGTTCCTCGGCGTCCAGCGCAACTACTTCACCCTCTATGGGCACTATCTCTACTTCAACGTCGCACGCTACGTTTACCTGCAGGGCGCCAATTTCGTGCCGCTGATCGCGATGGCGCCGTCAATCGTTGCGGGTACTCTGACGTTTGGTCTGTTCCAGCAGGTCAGCAACGCCTTCGGACAGGTGGAGGACTCGTTCCGCTTCCTTGCCAATTCGTGGACCACGATCATCTCGCTGATCTCGGTCTACAAACGTCTGCGGGCGTTTGAGTCCCACATTCCAGGCGATGCGATCTCGGGCGTGGACTACAACGATCCGCGGTTCCTCGCGACCGAAGCGGGCTTCCCGCCACTCGATCTCCGCGAAGATGGCATGCCAATTCAGCCACCTATTGGGACCTGA
- a CDS encoding metalloregulator ArsR/SmtB family transcription factor, which produces MSEVDIFKVLSDPTRRAVLERLASGEMTATDLREGFAISQPAMSQHLAVLRCAGLISERREGRYVNYRVAPEGMAPLHDWLARYRAFWPSRIDGLKDLLKEMDQ; this is translated from the coding sequence ATGAGCGAAGTCGATATTTTCAAAGTGCTGTCCGATCCAACCCGCCGTGCCGTGCTCGAACGGCTGGCGAGTGGCGAGATGACCGCGACCGATCTGCGCGAGGGCTTTGCCATCAGCCAGCCGGCGATGAGCCAGCATCTGGCGGTGCTGCGCTGCGCCGGGCTGATCAGCGAGCGCCGCGAGGGGCGCTACGTCAACTATCGCGTCGCGCCCGAGGGGATGGCGCCGCTGCATGATTGGTTGGCCCGTTACCGTGCCTTCTGGCCGAGCCGCATCGATGGCCTCAAAGACCTGCTCAAGGAGATGGATCAATGA
- a CDS encoding multidrug effflux MFS transporter, producing the protein MSDHFTRVLPRHEFIALMAALMALNALAIDVMLPALPYMGESLGVTSENERQFVISSYMLGMGVAQLAFGPLTDRFGRRAPLLFGMGIYVVAALTAIFAPSFGALLALRVVQGMGAASVRVISTAVIRDRYEGRAMAEVMSLVFMVFMAIPIIAPGIGQVILLVGDWHNIFIFMGLLAAAFWAWTFFRLPETLPLANRRPLSFKAVVHGFALVFGNRVAFSYGLAGTFLFGALFGFISSSQQIYVDIYGLGVYFPIAFAGMAGLMGISSFTNSKIVRRFGMRRLSHGAMLVFTAFSGIWLILALIGFMPLWLFLCLLAVIMFCFGWSASNMNSLSMEPLGAVAGTAAAVFGFIQTVGGALIGGYTGQMFNGTTVPAATGYFLMGVLALVCILVAERGRLFGVGEQYAHPTLAQDPGH; encoded by the coding sequence ATGTCCGATCATTTTACGCGGGTGCTTCCCCGCCACGAATTCATTGCCCTTATGGCTGCCTTGATGGCGCTGAATGCACTGGCGATCGACGTCATGTTGCCGGCGCTGCCCTACATGGGTGAATCGCTTGGCGTGACGAGCGAGAACGAACGCCAGTTCGTGATTTCGTCCTACATGCTCGGCATGGGCGTGGCGCAGCTGGCCTTCGGACCGCTGACCGACCGCTTCGGGCGCCGCGCGCCACTGCTGTTCGGCATGGGTATTTATGTCGTTGCCGCGCTGACCGCCATTTTCGCCCCGAGCTTTGGCGCCCTGCTTGCCCTGCGCGTTGTTCAGGGCATGGGCGCAGCCAGCGTGCGCGTCATCTCCACCGCCGTGATCCGCGACCGGTACGAGGGCCGCGCCATGGCCGAGGTCATGTCGCTGGTCTTCATGGTGTTCATGGCTATTCCGATCATTGCGCCTGGCATCGGCCAGGTGATCCTGCTGGTCGGCGACTGGCACAATATTTTCATCTTCATGGGCCTGCTGGCTGCCGCTTTCTGGGCCTGGACCTTTTTCCGCCTGCCCGAAACGCTGCCGCTGGCCAATCGCCGTCCGCTGAGCTTTAAGGCCGTAGTACATGGCTTTGCGCTGGTCTTTGGCAACCGCGTCGCCTTCTCCTATGGCCTTGCCGGGACGTTCCTGTTTGGCGCGCTGTTTGGCTTCATCAGCTCCAGTCAGCAGATCTATGTCGATATCTATGGGCTGGGCGTTTACTTCCCCATCGCCTTTGCCGGCATGGCAGGCCTGATGGGCATCTCGTCCTTCACCAATTCCAAGATCGTGCGCCGCTTCGGCATGCGGCGGCTGTCGCATGGCGCCATGCTGGTCTTTACCGCCTTCAGCGGCATCTGGTTGATCCTGGCGCTGATCGGCTTCATGCCGCTCTGGCTGTTCCTGTGCCTGCTCGCCGTCATCATGTTTTGCTTCGGCTGGTCGGCATCCAATATGAACTCGCTGTCGATGGAGCCACTGGGCGCCGTCGCAGGGACGGCGGCGGCCGTGTTCGGCTTCATCCAGACCGTTGGTGGCGCGCTGATCGGTGGCTATACCGGCCAGATGTTCAACGGCACCACCGTTCCCGCCGCGACAGGCTACTTCCTGATGGGCGTGCTGGCACTGGTCTGCATTCTCGTCGCGGAACGCGGCCGGCTGTTTGGCGTGGGCGAGCAATATGCCCACCCAACGCTCGCCCAGGACCCAGGCCACTAA
- a CDS encoding ATP-dependent Clp protease proteolytic subunit, translating to MRDMMQLVPMVVEQSSRGERSFDIYSRLLRERIIFINGEIEEGMSSLVCAQLLFLESENPKKEISLYINSPGGVVTAALAMYDTMQFIRSPVGTLCMGMAMSAGSFLLMAGEKGSRICLPNASIMLHQPSGGFQGKVTDIMLHAEESMRLKRRMNMLYAKHCGRTYEEVETALERDNFMTPEQARDWGLIDQVVSDRGQFEGQAAPKPD from the coding sequence ATGCGCGACATGATGCAACTCGTCCCTATGGTCGTCGAACAATCCTCACGCGGGGAACGCTCGTTCGACATCTACTCGCGGCTGCTGCGCGAGCGGATCATCTTCATCAATGGCGAGATCGAGGAGGGCATGTCGTCGCTGGTCTGCGCCCAGCTGCTGTTCCTTGAGTCGGAGAATCCGAAAAAGGAGATAAGCCTTTATATCAACTCACCCGGCGGCGTCGTGACAGCGGCGCTGGCCATGTATGACACGATGCAGTTCATCCGCTCGCCGGTGGGCACTCTATGCATGGGCATGGCGATGTCGGCGGGGTCGTTCCTGCTGATGGCGGGCGAAAAGGGCAGCCGCATCTGCCTGCCCAATGCCTCGATCATGCTGCATCAGCCCAGTGGCGGCTTTCAGGGCAAGGTCACCGATATTATGCTGCATGCCGAAGAAAGCATGCGCCTCAAGCGGCGCATGAACATGCTCTACGCCAAGCACTGCGGCCGCACCTATGAAGAGGTCGAAACGGCGCTCGAGCGCGACAACTTCATGACGCCCGAACAGGCCCGCGACTGGGGTCTGATCGATCAGGTGGTCAGCGACCGCGGCCAGTTCGAAGGGCAGGCCGCACCCAAACCGGATTAG
- the ttcA gene encoding tRNA 2-thiocytidine(32) synthetase TtcA, with protein MSEVMEAAPDAADDIESGGHPIYGNAPRSGEFNKLRKRLIRNTREALEKFAMVRPGEKWLVALSGGKDSYGLMALLLDLKWRGMLPVELLACNLDQGQPNFPKHILPEFLTGLGIAHRIEYKDTYSIVTSKLPAGATYCSLCSRLRRGNLYRIAREEGCTALVLGHHRDDSLETFFMNMFHGGKLAAMPPRLLNDEGDIEVLRPLIYCAEEDLQRFSDAMAFPIIPCDLCGSQDGLERNAMKAMLGDIEKRMPGRKDVMIRALGNINASHMLDTKLFDFNALFDKRTAS; from the coding sequence ATGAGTGAGGTCATGGAAGCCGCGCCAGATGCGGCTGACGACATCGAGAGCGGCGGGCACCCGATCTATGGCAATGCCCCGCGCAGCGGCGAGTTCAACAAGCTGCGCAAGCGCCTGATCCGGAACACGCGCGAGGCGCTCGAAAAGTTCGCCATGGTGCGGCCGGGCGAGAAGTGGCTCGTCGCCCTTTCGGGTGGCAAGGACAGCTATGGCCTGATGGCGCTGCTGCTCGATCTGAAATGGCGCGGCATGCTGCCGGTGGAATTGCTCGCCTGCAATCTTGATCAGGGCCAGCCCAATTTCCCCAAGCACATTCTGCCCGAATTTTTGACCGGGCTGGGGATCGCGCACCGCATCGAATACAAGGACACCTATTCGATCGTCACCAGTAAGCTGCCGGCCGGGGCGACCTATTGCTCGCTCTGCTCCCGCCTGCGCCGTGGCAATCTCTATCGCATCGCGCGCGAAGAAGGCTGCACCGCGCTGGTGCTGGGTCATCATCGCGACGACAGCCTCGAAACGTTCTTCATGAACATGTTCCATGGCGGCAAGCTCGCCGCCATGCCGCCGCGCCTGCTCAATGACGAGGGCGACATCGAGGTGCTGCGCCCGCTGATCTACTGCGCCGAGGAAGACCTGCAGCGCTTCTCCGACGCCATGGCCTTCCCGATCATCCCCTGCGATCTCTGCGGCAGCCAGGATGGGCTTGAGCGCAACGCCATGAAGGCCATGCTCGGCGATATCGAAAAGCGCATGCCGGGCCGCAAGGACGTCATGATCCGCGCGCTGGGCAATATCAATGCCAGCCACATGCTCGATACCAAGCTGTTCGACTTCAATGCCCTGTTCGACAAAAGGACTGCCTCGTGA
- a CDS encoding DUF6665 family protein: protein MTLRESLDLIRMVRPEAGTAAIEHEILAERASSLGAAERKVIDAIAALSTATGDRDDKLGEARNVVWAYFVQRELVGFRKHTDVIQELSIPGEVLVGLGAMTKPK from the coding sequence ATGACGCTCCGCGAGTCGCTCGATCTGATCCGCATGGTCCGCCCCGAGGCGGGCACTGCGGCGATTGAGCATGAGATACTCGCGGAGCGCGCCTCCTCGCTCGGCGCTGCCGAACGCAAGGTCATCGACGCGATTGCCGCGCTGTCGACTGCAACGGGTGACCGTGACGATAAGCTCGGCGAGGCCCGTAATGTGGTCTGGGCCTATTTCGTGCAACGCGAACTGGTCGGCTTCCGCAAGCATACCGATGTGATTCAGGAACTCAGCATTCCCGGCGAAGTGCTTGTCGGGCTTGGCGCAATGACCAAGCCGAAGTGA
- a CDS encoding inositol monophosphatase family protein, protein MDLANILRDAARAEALPRFRRLDGSMVHIKTEAIDLVTEADIATENVIKARIAKWMPDALFVGEESVAADPALLPRLAHADLAVVVDPIDGTANYAAGLPLFATMASVVSKGETVAGIIYDPMGDDWIMAEKGAGAWLRRPNGEAVRLHVAAPLPLAEMVGCASVSYIPADVRPTVLANLAKVRVVSNFRCAGHEYRTFASGHAQFGCWNKLMPWDHLAGVLISQEAGAYAARLDGTAYLPSHVDGGLLVTTDRDSWDVLRREVFTF, encoded by the coding sequence ATGGACCTCGCCAATATCCTGCGCGACGCGGCGCGGGCCGAAGCCCTGCCGCGCTTCCGCCGTCTCGATGGCTCGATGGTCCACATCAAGACCGAAGCCATCGATCTTGTCACCGAGGCCGATATCGCCACCGAAAACGTCATCAAGGCCCGTATCGCCAAGTGGATGCCCGACGCCCTGTTCGTCGGCGAGGAATCGGTGGCTGCAGATCCGGCTCTGTTGCCCAGGCTCGCCCATGCCGATCTGGCGGTGGTGGTCGATCCGATTGATGGCACTGCCAACTACGCCGCCGGCCTGCCGTTGTTTGCCACAATGGCCTCGGTCGTCTCCAAGGGCGAAACTGTCGCCGGCATCATCTATGACCCGATGGGCGATGACTGGATCATGGCCGAAAAGGGCGCCGGCGCCTGGCTGCGCCGCCCCAATGGCGAAGCCGTGCGTCTGCATGTCGCCGCGCCCCTGCCACTGGCCGAAATGGTCGGCTGCGCCTCGGTATCCTACATTCCTGCTGATGTTCGACCGACCGTTCTGGCAAATCTCGCCAAGGTCCGCGTCGTCTCCAATTTCCGCTGTGCCGGCCACGAATACCGCACCTTCGCCTCCGGCCACGCCCAGTTCGGCTGCTGGAACAAGCTGATGCCCTGGGACCACCTCGCCGGCGTCCTCATCAGCCAGGAAGCCGGCGCCTATGCCGCGCGGCTTGACGGCACGGCCTATCTCCCCAGCCACGTCGATGGTGGCCTGCTGGTCACGACAGATCGCGACAGCTGGGATGTGCTGCGGCGTGAGGTGTTTACGTTCTGA
- a CDS encoding HAD-IA family hydrolase: MTRAVFFDVDGVLVHGYHARPDLQQRWDENLLADLGVDPERFRAEFIYGVFIKKVVVGQMALITALDRVLPLLGYKGSSMAFAHYWLTHDSKLNLPLLDLIRRLKQKNDIRLFIATNQDHMRALWLWQTLGLGELFEDIFYSARIGVRKPEPAYFDFIEQRIGPQSEPPLFFDDTRKVVDGARRYGWDAVQFDTIDDCVNHPWIAARLT; encoded by the coding sequence GTGACACGCGCGGTCTTTTTCGACGTCGATGGCGTGCTGGTCCACGGCTATCACGCGCGGCCCGACCTGCAGCAGCGCTGGGACGAAAACCTGCTGGCCGACCTTGGTGTCGACCCTGAACGCTTCCGCGCCGAATTCATCTACGGCGTCTTCATCAAAAAGGTCGTCGTCGGCCAGATGGCGCTGATCACCGCACTTGACCGCGTCCTGCCCTTGCTCGGATACAAAGGCTCGTCGATGGCGTTCGCCCACTATTGGCTGACGCACGACAGCAAGCTCAACCTTCCCCTCCTCGATCTCATCCGACGCCTAAAACAGAAAAACGACATCCGCCTGTTCATTGCCACCAACCAGGACCACATGCGCGCCCTGTGGCTCTGGCAAACTTTAGGCCTTGGCGAGCTGTTCGAGGATATCTTTTACTCGGCCCGTATCGGCGTCCGGAAGCCCGAACCGGCCTATTTCGATTTCATCGAGCAGCGGATCGGCCCGCAAAGCGAGCCGCCATTGTTTTTCGACGACACACGCAAGGTGGTCGACGGCGCGCGCCGATACGGCTGGGACGCAGTCCAATTCGACACTATCGACGACTGCGTCAATCATCCCTGGATCGCTGCACGACTGACCTGA
- the grxD gene encoding Grx4 family monothiol glutaredoxin, with translation MTDINAFIDDKVKNNDIFLFMKGSPDFPQCGFSGQVVQILNYLGVEYGSANVLDSAELRDGIKAYTNWPTIPQLYVKGEFIGGADIIREMFQAGELQTHLQGAGIEVKQTA, from the coding sequence ATGACCGATATCAACGCCTTCATCGACGACAAGGTAAAGAACAACGACATCTTCCTGTTCATGAAGGGGTCGCCAGATTTTCCGCAGTGCGGGTTCTCCGGTCAGGTCGTCCAGATTCTGAACTATCTTGGCGTTGAATATGGTAGCGCCAATGTGCTCGACAGCGCTGAACTGCGCGACGGCATCAAGGCCTACACCAACTGGCCAACTATTCCCCAGCTCTACGTGAAGGGTGAATTCATCGGCGGCGCCGATATCATTCGCGAAATGTTCCAGGCCGGTGAGCTGCAGACGCATCTCCAGGGCGCCGGTATCGAAGTCAAGCAGACCGCCTGA
- the rpsD gene encoding 30S ribosomal protein S4: MSKRHSAKYKIDRRLGENIWGRPKSPLNARAYGPGQHGQRRKGKLSDYGLQLRAKQKLKGYYGSVTEKAFKRLYTEAARVKGDTGENLIGLLESRLDAIVYRAKFVATVFAARQFVSHGHILVNGQRVNIPSYQVKVGDKIEVRERSKQLTVLIEATQLAERDVPDYVDADHNKMTAVFVRVPALSDVPYPVQMEPNLVVEFYSR, translated from the coding sequence ATGTCGAAGCGTCATTCAGCCAAGTACAAGATCGATCGCCGTCTTGGCGAAAACATCTGGGGCCGTCCGAAGTCCCCACTCAATGCCCGTGCATATGGCCCCGGCCAGCATGGTCAGCGCCGCAAGGGCAAGCTTTCGGACTACGGTCTGCAGCTCCGCGCCAAGCAGAAGCTCAAGGGCTATTACGGTTCGGTCACCGAAAAGGCGTTCAAGCGTCTTTACACCGAAGCTGCCCGCGTTAAGGGCGACACCGGCGAGAACCTGATCGGCCTGCTCGAGTCGCGTCTCGACGCGATCGTCTATCGTGCGAAGTTCGTTGCTACCGTGTTTGCTGCGCGCCAGTTCGTGTCGCACGGCCACATCCTGGTCAACGGCCAGCGCGTGAACATCCCATCCTATCAGGTCAAGGTCGGCGACAAGATTGAAGTGCGCGAGCGCTCCAAGCAGCTGACCGTCCTGATCGAAGCAACCCAGCTGGCCGAGCGCGACGTTCCTGATTACGTCGATGCCGACCACAACAAGATGACCGCGGTCTTCGTGCGCGTTCCGGCTCTGTCGGATGTGCCATACCCGGTTCAGATGGAACCAAACCTGGTCGTCGAATTCTACTCGCGTTAA